In Sphingobacterium sp. R2, the genomic stretch TTCATGCCGATATTGTAGCCATCAGGAGTGAACTCAGATTCAACTAAAGATCTAGCTAGGCCAATCGCATTATCTAAGTCAGCTTTTTCTAAAGGAGTCAGCTCGAAATAATCTGTACGAAGTTCCTTACTTATTATAAGTGTATGGCCTTGGCTAACTGGAAATCCATCACGTATAAGGAAGAAATGTTGTGTTTCTCCGATTTGTTTATCTGTTGGTAATTCTAAAAAGTTTTTAATACTACTCATGGCTAAAAATTTCCTGGCAGTTCAATCCAAGGTTCCCATTCATGAATGGAAGAGGAGAAAGCTAGATTATACTGCGCTTGCAGAAAGATACGTCTTTTTTCTTTTGTCTTGCCGGTTTGATTTATAATTGTTTCGGCAAGAGGATGTTTGCTTTCTATGTAAAACTCATTTCGGTTATACAACCGTTCTAAGTATCGTCGGTGTGGTACCCGCGAACTCTTGTCACCATTGATCTTTGGATCAGCCAAAACCAGATTCCAGATACCATTAATATTTGCTTCCTCGGCAATATGAGCTTTTTTGTTGAGATGCGGTAGAAAGTGGTCCACTTCACAGATATTCTC encodes the following:
- a CDS encoding HIT family protein, whose product is MSSIKNFLELPTDKQIGETQHFFLIRDGFPVSQGHTLIISKELRTDYFELTPLEKADLDNAIGLARSLVESEFTPDGYNIGMNCGESAGQTVFHFHCHLIPRYVGDMENPRGGVRHVIPSKGGY